The genomic segment AAATCGAAATAAAAATCTTCAACCGTTGGGGTAATCTTGTTTTTGAAACCATTGACCCATGGATAAACTGGGACGGCAAAAATCAGAAAAACAACGTAGATTGTGCTGAAGGAGTTTATTTTTATGTATGCGATGTATACATAATAACCCTACAGGGAATAAAAAAATTCACTCTGCAGGGATCAATAACTTTAATCCGATGAAGTTGGAAATGTTTGTGCGGAAAGATGAATAAAAGTAACAAGCAACAAGCAACAAGCAACAGGCTACAAGCTACAAGTTACAAGTTACAAGTTACAAGTTACAAGTCACAGGTTGCGGGATGCCTGAAACTTGAAACCTGTAACTTGTCACTCTATCATGATATCAATCAATTCCAGCACTCCTTTCTTGCTAATCGCCGAATTTTTCCAGCATATAAATCAGGTCTACAACCCTGTTGGAATAACCCCATTCATTATCGTACCAATTAAGGGTTTTTACGATTCTTTTACCAATTACTTTGGTATATTCGGCGTCGTAAATTGAGGAATAAGGATTTCCAACAATATCGGACGATACAAGTTTCTGATCGGAATATAACAGTATGTTCTTCATCTTTTCCGATTTTGAAGCCATTTTCACAGCGGCATTGATATCTTCAATGCTAACATCTGTGTTCACTTCAACCACCAGGTCAACAACAGAACCATCAGGGACAGGCACACGGGAGGCCATCCCGTCGAGTTTACCGGCCAGTTCGGGGATAACCTGTCCAACGGCCCGAGCAGCGCCGGTCGTTGTTGGAATGATGTTTTCTGCGGCAGCCCTTCCTCTGCGCCAGTCCTTATGCGGAACATCAGCAAGGCGCTGATCGTTCGTATAGGCATGGGTGGTAGTCATTAAACCTTCCTTGATTCCAAAAGCGTCGTTGAGCACTTTAGCCATGGGAGCAAGACAGTTGGTTGTACAACTGGCATTGGAAATAATGCGATGTTCAGGTTTCAGGCCTTCATCATTCACTCCGATTACTATTGTAAAATCGATATTGTCTTTGGCAGGCACTGTAAGAATTACCCTCCTGGCACCGGCCTCCAGGTGAGGAAGCAGTTTTTCACGTGAACGGAAAATACCTGTAGCTTCCACGACCACATCAACTTTCAGGTCTTTCCAGGGTAATTGCAGAGGGTCTTTTACGGCAAGCATTTTAACCTTCTCATTCTGGGTAACCAGA from the Bacteroidota bacterium genome contains:
- the gap gene encoding type I glyceraldehyde-3-phosphate dehydrogenase, with protein sequence MRVAINGFGRIGRSVFRILSERKDIEVVAINDLFENDVLAYLLKYDTVMQGFGENIHLEGDYLVTQNEKVKMLAVKDPLQLPWKDLKVDVVVEATGIFRSREKLLPHLEAGARRVILTVPAKDNIDFTIVIGVNDEGLKPEHRIISNASCTTNCLAPMAKVLNDAFGIKEGLMTTTHAYTNDQRLADVPHKDWRRGRAAAENIIPTTTGAARAVGQVIPELAGKLDGMASRVPVPDGSVVDLVVEVNTDVSIEDINAAVKMASKSEKMKNILLYSDQKLVSSDIVGNPYSSIYDAEYTKVIGKRIVKTLNWYDNEWGYSNRVVDLIYMLEKFGD